GACCATCATGGTACCGATGTACTGACTGTGTCGAAGGAATACCCAACGATGTCGCAATGAGTGAATAATCGTGATCAATAGGCGCCATGGGCTGGCCGGACCTGTTGGCCAATTAACAAATGAATTTATGTTGAACGGAATCTAGATGGTTAATAGCAATTTGAGTGTATGGAGACCAAATTTGACAACAATAGATGAAAGTAGGCATGACCAGAGTATTATAAAGAGAAAGAATAGCGGATATGTTGGAAAAGTCACGAGTAGTTCTCTTCAAAAATCCGATCAGCCCACGACACCTAGAGACCACGTAATCAACATGAGGTCTAAAGGTTAAGCGCGAGTCAAATAAAATCCCCAAGTCCCTAACCACCTTCGTGCGGGCAATAACCGATCCGTCAAGCTCGTACTGGAACTGTAGTTGCGTCTTGCCTCTATAAAATGACACAACCTGGCTCTTGGCCGCGTTTATAACCAGGCCATTTTCGCATGCCCAACCGCCCAAAGCATTAAGATCAGCCCTCAGTCTCTCCACATCATCTTCCGAATGAATACGCATAAAAATCTTGACATCGTCAGCGAACAACAGGGCATTCGCAAAGCGAAATTGCTTCACAAGATCATCAATATAGATGCAAAACAGTAAAGGACCCAGGTGAGAGCCCTGAGGTACGCCAGACGACACCAAGACAGCTGGAGACACACTATTATTTATTCTGACAGACTGATAGCGGTTCGAAAGATAAGATGACAATAGATCAAATATGGAACCTCGAACACCAAAGTTCCACAGCTTAGCCAGCAACCTGTCATGATCAACTCTATCGAAAGCCTTAGAGAAATCCACATAGATAGTGTCCACTTAAACCTAGTTCTCATCGGCATCAGAGACAGTCATTAAAAATCAAGAGGTTAGTTAAGGTCGATCGGCCAGGCAGAAAGCCGTGCTGCAGAGCAATGATCTTACAAAGTAGTCGCTGGGACAATACGTCAGTCAAAAACGCATCGAAAAGCTTCGGAATGCAGCTGATGAGAGAAATAGGCCTATAATTTTTGACATCATGTCTATCGCCATGTTTAAacaccggaaaaatataagaacgCTTCCACGCCTTAGGAAAATACCCATTAGCCAacatcttgttaaaaatatcgaCTATGGGGCCTCTCCAAGACTGGCCAGCAGCGCTTAAGAAAAACATTATGTACATTGTCCGGACCAGGGTTCGCCGTGCATTTCAACTCACGGACGAAAGGGTGCAAATCCTCCGCCAAAACACTTACGTTGGAAATAAGCTCGTacgaatgaagaagacgattCAAAGGGCTAGCTGGACTACAGTTATAAACTGAATTGAAATGGGAAGAGAACAAGTTAACCGTTTCAGGCTTCGATTCAGCCTTTAAACCATCAAGATACGTTGTAACTGGAATACCAGCCTCGCCCTTCAAACCATTGACAAATGACCAGAACGCGTTTATGTTGGACCTAAGGCCGGTTTCCACAGATTGAACATAATCCCGGTACCGAGATCTCGACATCCGGATACAAACGGCGCGGAGCCTCTTAAATACAATTTCATCGCTGGTTTCGCCAGTGAGCTTCCACGCTTTATGAGACAACTTTTTATCTCTAATAGTACGTATAAGTTCTCGATTATACCATACAGAATATGTACTAGGACTCGATCTCGACAAAGGAACCTGTTTGCTAATACAGGTGCCCACAACATTATAAAAACCGCACAAAATATCATCGAGACAGTCACTAGAAAGGATCGAATCCCAGTCCACATCACTAAGATGGTTAACAATTGATTCGTAATCGGCAGCAAAAAAGTTACGCTTTGACACAGGTACAAAATCACTATCACAACAAATATTAACATTAAAAGCACTCGGAACATGATGACCATCGGTAGGCACAAGCTGTTCATTCAGTTCAAAGAGATCGATGAAATCAGGGGATCCAAACAATAGGTCCAACGAGTAGTCCTTCGATGAATGTGGTGGAATCAGTTGGGACAGTCCCAAAGATGAAAAACAGCCGCAGATGAGTTCAGCCTTCATGCGATGACCCGGATCCACATAGCCAATCTGAGCAAACTGTAGTGGATTTGAGTGCCATGTGACGGAAGGAAGATTGTAATCTCCCACCATAACAAGCTGACAATCAGCATTGGCCTCAGCGACGATCTCCAGCCCATCGACATACTCCTGGTATCGTGTCGTATCAGAATTAAGCTGAAGATAGACCGCACCCAGGATCATGGTGATGTCTGGAAGGGAAATTCTGATGAAAATTTGCTCGAGTGAGGATTCGACAAATAATTCAGAGGAGTTGATGTGATTCCTTACAGCAACAAGAACGCCACCATCTCTTGAGACCCCAACAGCCTGAAGGTCACAATCCCTTCTATAAATCCGATAGCCAACCAGTCCGAGCTCAGCAGATAATAAAGCGGGTTACAGCCAAGTCTCTGTAAAAACGATGATATCCGGTAAATAAGCCAGTTGAAGAAGATTTGAACGAATATAGGTTAGCTTATTTACCAGTGAGTGGACATTTTGGTAGTAGATGGTGAGCTTGGCTTTATCCGCAACACAATAATTAGCTTTGATATCTGTTGGCAAGAAAAAACCCCTGTCTCTTCTTGGCGTCAATGAGAGCTAAACTGCCCCGAACAAATTTGACAGTCTTGGGCCTGTCAGGATGGTCGCGATTATACTTGCTCGCCTCCTCAAGCAGCTGACGACGACGTGAAATTTgactaaagaaaaaaaattattctcttaTTGTAACAtgttttctatttatttatgatgaattatgtataatagtTATAAGTGAGTGCTTTGGAAAGGTCACACAAGTACAATATCACTTTTTTGAACTTTTTAAATAGTCGCCAGAAATTTTAAAGTACAAAATTAGCAGTCTGTACTTTAACGAAgtttaaaatcaataatttgatCTTTCGAAAAGTACAAAATCTCtcttttagaaattttaaggTACAAATTTTACAATCTCAACTTTTCTTAAGTACAAATTGCGATATTCGGACTTTTTTACGTCGATTTTTGTACTTTAGGGTTTAGCGTGCAAAGactgaatttgaaaaattgttacTTATGTCtacaaattgttaattaatgcaGTCTATGGAAAGTGTATTGAACGAGAGCGGAAACGTGTAGATGTgcgattagtaaataaatttacaggcAGATATCGAGCAGGAGCACGCATAGCTCTACCAAATTTTCACAGTTGTGCAATCttcgatgaaaatttggttgctATACAGCTGAAGTGGACAAGTATTACAATCaagaaaccaatatacgtTGGTCTCTCCATTTTAGATTTGTCAAAACATTagtatatgattttcattattcatatatgaaaAAGCGAGTTGGAGAAAAAAGCAAACTCCTTTATATAGacacttttttttaagtggcatttggaactcgaaagttcatcgcctcatctacgcaagccttccacgctgccctgtcttgtgtcaaccccacccaagatgcacccctCCGATCGTCActcaccc
This window of the Nasonia vitripennis strain AsymCx chromosome 5 unlocalized genomic scaffold, Nvit_psr_1.1 chr5_random0007, whole genome shotgun sequence genome carries:
- the LOC116417938 gene encoding uncharacterized protein LOC116417938, with translation MILGAVYLQLNSDTTRYQEYVDGLEIVAEANADCQLVMVGDYNLPSVTWHSNPLQFAQIGYVDPGHRMKAELICGCFSSLGLSQLIPPHSSKDYSLDLLFGSPDFIDLFELNEQLVPTDGHHVPSAFNVNICCDSDFVPVSKRNFFAADYESIVNHLSDVDWDSILSSDCLDDILCGFYNVVGTCISKQVPLSRSSPSTYSVWYNRELIRTIRDKKLSHKAWKLTGETSDEIVFKRLRAVCIRMSRSRYRDYVQSVETGLRSNINAFWSFVNGLKGEAGIPVTTYLDGLKAESKPETVNLFSSHFNSVYNCSPASPLNRLLHSYELISNVSVLAEDLHPFVRELKCTANPGPDNVHNVFLKRCWPVLERPHSRYF